The sequence GGGGGAGTTCGCCTGTTCTGGTCTCTGTTTCAGGGATTTTTCATAGAATAATTTTGACCCTCATGTTCTTTCCTTTTATGCTCCATTTCCCCCTTGCTCTTTCCTTTTTGTTATAATGAAAGAAAATAAAAAGGAGGCCCAACAATGGCTATTAAATTCTCAAAAACAGATGATCTTGATAAAATGTTTGAAAATTTTGCGAGTTTTCCGGATGTAGAAAAGAAAGTAGAATTTCCTGAAGAAAAAAAGAAGGCAGAAACTGCTACAACTAAAGAAGCAAAGAAGGCTAAGTAATGACATTCTTTCAACACCTTCCCTCTAGCGTCTTGCAGGCTGGGGCTATTTTTCTCTCGATTATTATCGAGGCCCTACCGTTTGTCCTAATCGGAAGTATCATTTCAGGGATTATTGAGGTCTATATCACTCCCGAGAGGGTCTACCGCTTTCTTCCCAAGAATAAATTTGGGCGGATCTTCTTTGGGACCTTTATCGGCTTTATCTTTCCTTCCTGTGAATGTGGAATTGTTCCCATTATCAATCGCTTTCTAGAAAAGAAAGTCCCAAGTTATACTGCTGTTCCCTTTCTGGTGACAGCACCTGTCATCAATCCCATCGTTCTCTTTGCGACCTACTCAGCCTTTGGGAATTCTGTCAAGATGGCCCTCTACCGCGCCCTTGGTTCCCTACTGGTCGCAACGGTGCTAGGGATCTTTCTTGGTTTTATTCAGACAGATTCGATCCAAAAAGAACATCGTAAGGCTGTACATGAACATGATTTTAGTGGCTTGAGCAAAGGTCAAAAGCTCTTCCAAGTCTTGGTGCAAGCCATTGATGAATTCTTTGATACGGGACGTTACCTGGTATTTGGTTGCCTCTTTGCCAGCCTCGTCCAAGTCTATGTCCCAACACGGATCCTCACTTCGATCAGTGCAACACCGGTTATTGCTATTCTCCTTCTCATGGTCTTGTCCTTTCTCCTCTCACTTTGTAGCGAGGCGGACGCCTTTGTTGGATCCTCTCTTCTGACGAGTTTTGGAGTAGCACCTGTTCTTGCCTTTCTGGTGATTGGGCCTATGCTTGATGTTAAAAATCTCCTCATGATGAAAAATTATCTCAAGACCCGTTTTATCTGGCAATTTATCGGGATTGTGAGTGGAGTTGTGCTCCTTTATGCTTGGTTTGTGGGGGTAGTGCTATGATTCGTTTCTTGATATTAGCTGGCTATTTTGAGCTCACCATGTACCTGCAATTATCTGGTAAGCTCAATCAATACATCAACTTACACTATTCTTACTTGGCTTATATTTCCATGTTCTTGTCCTTTGTTTTAGCTCTTGTGCAGCTGATCATCTGGGTCAAGCAGATGAAGATCCACAGTCATCTCTCTGGCTTCTGGGCAAAAGTGGCGAGTATTTTCTTGCTCTGTATTCCTTTGTTTGTCGGGCTATTTTTCCCTACAGTGACACTGGATTCCCAAACAGTCTCTGCAAAAGGCTATCACTTCCCGGTTGCGGCTGGTTCTTCCAAGGAAATCCAGCAGGACGAAGGGACAACAACCCAGTATCTCAAACCAGATACTAGTAGCTATTTTACCAAATCTGCCTATGAGTCAGAAACGAAGCAGGCTGCAAAGAAATATGTTGATAAAAAAGTGATCCAGGTGACCACTGAGAATTACATGGAAGTCATGGAAGTTATTTATGATTATCCTGACCAATTTGCAGGAAAGACAATCGAGTTGACCGGCTTCGTATACAATGACCCCAATAACAAGGACAGCCAATTCCTCTTTCGCTTTGGGATCATCCACTGTATTGCAGATTCCGGAGTCTACGGTCTCTTAACGACAGGTGCTCCGCAGCATTTTGAAAACAATACCTGGATCCATGCGAAAGGAACCTTGTCCATTGAATACCACAAGCAGCTCAAGCAAAGCTTGCCTGTCCTCCACATTAGTGATTGCCAGACCATTACAAAACCGGCCAATCCATATGTCTACCGCGTATTCTGATGGAGTCACCAAGTTTCTTCGGTGGTCGATCCAAACAGCTTATAGCAGTTGAAGCTAGAATTCACATTGGTTCTAGCTTTTTCTATGCTTTCCTCTCAAATCCTCTAATCCAAGCGGAAAATATTCGGAACAACGATTCCATCAAAGAAATCTTGTAGATTTTATGGTAAAATATGGTTAATAAAATAGGAAATAGGTACTTAAATGTCTTCAAAAGTTATTGTAACCATTTTCGGGGCCAGTGGAGATTTAGCCAAGCGCAAACTCTACCCATCCCTTTTTAGACTCTATAAATCAGGAAATCTATCTGAACACTTTGCGGTTATCGGAACAGCTCGCAGACCATGGAGCAAGGAATACTTTGAATCAGTCGTGGTAGAATCCATCACAGATCTGGCAGATAGCCCTCAACAAGCTCAAGAATTCGCTAGTCATTTCTACTACCAAAGCCACGATGTCAATGATACCGAACATTACATCGCCCTGCGCGATTTGCAAAACAGCTTGGATGAAAAATACCAAACGGAACACAACAAGGTCTTCTTCTTGTCCATGGCTCCTCAATTTTTTGGAACTATTGCCAAACACCTCAAATCAGAGGGTATTGTGGATGGACAAGGCTTTGAGCGCTTGATCGTTGAAAAACCTTTCGGTACAGACTTGGAAACAGCTAGTCAGCTCAACAAGGAATTGGAAGAAACCTTTGATGAAGAACAAATCTTCCGGATCGACCATTACCTTGGAAAAGAAATGATCCAAAATATCTTTGCCATTCGTTTTGGAAATCTTATTTTTGATAATCTTTGGAACCGAGATTTTATTGACAATATCCAAATTACTTTTGCTGAACGCTTAGGGGTTGAAGAACGCGGTGGCTACTATGATCACTCGGGGGCCCTTCGAGATATGGTGCAAAACCACACCCTTCAGCTTTTGTCTTTGCTTGCCATGGATAAACCAGCTACCTTCACTAAGGATGCGATTCGGGCAGAGAAGATCAAAGTTTTTGAGCAATTGCACAATCCAACAGATGACGAATTAAAGAAATTCTTTATCCGTGGTCAATACCGTTCAGGTACGATCGAAGGGAAAAAAGATATCTCTTATCGCAGTGAGCCCAATGTCTACCCTGAATCTACTACAGAAACCTATGCTTCTGGTACGTTCTTTGTTGATAGCGATCGCTTCCGCGGAGTACCTTTCTTTTTCCGTACCGGAAAACGCTTGACGCAAAAAGGAACCATGGTCAATGTGGTCTTCAAGCAAACCGACTCCATCTTTGGACATAGTTTGCAACCAAATGTCTTGACCATTTATATCCAACCAAACGAAGGTTTCTCATTGAGCATCAACGGAAAAGAGGTCGGAGAAAAATTCAGTATCGCACCAATTTCCTTTGATTACGAAACAGATGCGACCGCAACTGGAGCTTCACCAGAGCCTTATGAAAAATTAATTTTCGACGTTTTGAACAATGACTCAACCAACTACAGCCACTGGCACGAAGTTCGTGCTTCATGGCAATTGATTGACCGGATTGAAAAACTATGGGCCGAAAATGGTGCACCGCTCTATGAATACAAGTCTGGATCCATGGGACCAACTGCATCCGATGATCTCCTTGCAGAATACGGAGCCGAATGGGTTTGGAAACCTGAACCTAAGAATTAAGGAAATCCGCCTTCGGGTGGTTTTTTTGATAGCGCAAGGAAACAAAAAGACAAATTGTCATAATAACAATTTGTCTTTTTCTATTCGACTCTTAAATCAAGCCTTCCAAGAGGCCTCTCATGAAGTTTTCTGAATGGAATGGTCCGATGTCATCAATCTTTTCTCCAAATCCAATCAACTTCACTGGGATGTCCAACTCTTCACGGATCGCAAGGACGACCCCACCTCGAGCCGTTCCATCGATCTTGGTCAATACAATTCCTGTCACAGGTGTAATTTTTGAAAATTCTTTGGCCTGCACCAAGGCATTTTGACCAGTTGATGCATCGAGGGCCAGCAAGGTTTCATGCGGTGCATCAGGCACTACTCGCTTTATAATCCGGCCGATTTTTTCAAGCTCCGCCATGAGGTTGTCCTTGTTTTGCAGACGACCAGCTGTATCAATCATCAGAACATCGATGTTTTCAGCGATCGCGCGTTCCATTCCATCAAAGACGACACTAGCAGGATCTGATTTTTCAGGACCTGTTACAACTGGAACATCTACACGGCGTCCCCATTCTGCCAGTTGAGCCACTGCTCCTGCACGGAAAGTATCTGCTGCAACCAACATGACTTTCTTGCCCTCTTGTTTGTAGCGGTGGGCTAACTTCCCGATAGAGGTTGTTTTCCCAACTCCATTGACCCCAACAAAGAGCATGACCGTGAGACCATCTTGAAAACGAATGGCTTCATTAAATTGGCCATCCTTTTCATACAAGTCCACCAATTTTTCGATGATCACGCGCTTGAGAGCATCTGGTTTTTTGGCATTTTCCAAACGGGCTTCATAGCGCAACTCTTCGGTTAAATTAGAGGCCACTTGAACCCCAACGTCACTCATGATCAAGAGTTCTTCCAATTCATCAAAGAATTCTTCATCGACTGAACGGAAATTAGCAAAGAAAGCATTGAGACGTGCTCCAAATCCAGTCCGTGTCTTTTTCAAGCTACGATCGTATTTTTCCTGAATGGTTTCTTGCTGAGGATCAACCTCGTCTGGAATCGGCTCCTCTGCCTCTTCAACAGTTCTTTCCTCAACGACTGATGCTGCTTCTCCTTCAGGAAGTCTGGACTCGGCTTCTGCTACTTCAGAAGTTTCCTCTACTTGAGCGATCGCTTCTGATACTTCAGGTTCTGGGACAGCATCCTGAGCTTCTACTAGTTCTGGAACCTTCTCTTCTTTCGTGCTCCCTTCTACTTGCTCAGCGTCAGGTGATGGAGAGGCAATTGGTGACTCTTCTTTCCTTTCTGAACTATCAGCCCCATCTGCTTCCTCACCATTTTCAGTTTCTTCCGCTTCCATTTTCACTTCTTCAAGAGGCTCAGTCTCCGTTTCATCAGCTAGTGGTGAAACTTCTTCAGGACTTGCTTCTGTTTGAGCAGGTTCAAAGACAACTGGAGACTCCTCTACTGGTGCTTGATCTTCATGAGTCTCTGATGTCACTTTTTCTTCAATAAGAGGTTCCTCTGCCGGCTCTTCTTGAGCGACGGTTGAAACAGGTTGATGAGTGGCTGCAATTCGCGCTTTGAGCTCTTGGTAATAAGCTTCCATATCAGCGATTTTTTGCTCTTCCTTGTCATTTCGGGTAGCCGCCGGCTCCTCTTTGACAGTTTCTTCACCCTCAGTACTTTCCGTCACTTCTTCAGAAGACGGAAGCACTTTTTCAGTTTCTTCTTTTTTTCCAAATAAACGATCAAATAATCCCATTTATTCACTCTCCTTTAGCACATAATTTTCAATTGCCCATGCGACGGCATCCTGGTCATTGGTCACAGGGGCCACAAGCGCTGCAACTTCCTTCACTGCTGGAATCGCATTGCCCATGGCAACCCCTAGTCCAGCCCACTGGATCATAGACAGGTCATTGGCTTCATCTCCACAGGCCATGACTTGATCTGCCTTAAGACCCAAAATAGCTGCCAGTGCCTCTAAACCTGTCGCCTTGTGAACATTTTTAGGGCACCATTCCAGCAACATTTCCCGAGATTTAAATATTTCATAGTCTTGAAATAAGTCCGTCCTAATCTGCTTGATAGCTGCATCTAAAAAGTCTTGATCGACGGCTGTCACACACTTGTTGTAGGAAATCGTGGACGGCAGGTCTTTAAAATCTGTTTCAATAAAGTTCAGGTAGGGATTGTAAAGGGAATAGAGAGACTTTCGATCTGCATGAATCTCATAAACCGTTCCCTCACTGATAGCATCCAGCGGAAGGCCTAGACGGGCTGTTTCATCATGAATGGTTGCGACATCTTCTGGTGCCAGGACAACTTTTGAGAGGATTTCTCCATTATTTCGCTGCACTAGA comes from Streptococcus parasanguinis ATCC 15912 and encodes:
- a CDS encoding SPJ_0845 family protein, with the translated sequence MAIKFSKTDDLDKMFENFASFPDVEKKVEFPEEKKKAETATTKEAKKAK
- a CDS encoding permease is translated as MTFFQHLPSSVLQAGAIFLSIIIEALPFVLIGSIISGIIEVYITPERVYRFLPKNKFGRIFFGTFIGFIFPSCECGIVPIINRFLEKKVPSYTAVPFLVTAPVINPIVLFATYSAFGNSVKMALYRALGSLLVATVLGIFLGFIQTDSIQKEHRKAVHEHDFSGLSKGQKLFQVLVQAIDEFFDTGRYLVFGCLFASLVQVYVPTRILTSISATPVIAILLLMVLSFLLSLCSEADAFVGSSLLTSFGVAPVLAFLVIGPMLDVKNLLMMKNYLKTRFIWQFIGIVSGVVLLYAWFVGVVL
- a CDS encoding TIGR03943 family putative permease subunit yields the protein MIRFLILAGYFELTMYLQLSGKLNQYINLHYSYLAYISMFLSFVLALVQLIIWVKQMKIHSHLSGFWAKVASIFLLCIPLFVGLFFPTVTLDSQTVSAKGYHFPVAAGSSKEIQQDEGTTTQYLKPDTSSYFTKSAYESETKQAAKKYVDKKVIQVTTENYMEVMEVIYDYPDQFAGKTIELTGFVYNDPNNKDSQFLFRFGIIHCIADSGVYGLLTTGAPQHFENNTWIHAKGTLSIEYHKQLKQSLPVLHISDCQTITKPANPYVYRVF
- the zwf gene encoding glucose-6-phosphate dehydrogenase, coding for MSSKVIVTIFGASGDLAKRKLYPSLFRLYKSGNLSEHFAVIGTARRPWSKEYFESVVVESITDLADSPQQAQEFASHFYYQSHDVNDTEHYIALRDLQNSLDEKYQTEHNKVFFLSMAPQFFGTIAKHLKSEGIVDGQGFERLIVEKPFGTDLETASQLNKELEETFDEEQIFRIDHYLGKEMIQNIFAIRFGNLIFDNLWNRDFIDNIQITFAERLGVEERGGYYDHSGALRDMVQNHTLQLLSLLAMDKPATFTKDAIRAEKIKVFEQLHNPTDDELKKFFIRGQYRSGTIEGKKDISYRSEPNVYPESTTETYASGTFFVDSDRFRGVPFFFRTGKRLTQKGTMVNVVFKQTDSIFGHSLQPNVLTIYIQPNEGFSLSINGKEVGEKFSIAPISFDYETDATATGASPEPYEKLIFDVLNNDSTNYSHWHEVRASWQLIDRIEKLWAENGAPLYEYKSGSMGPTASDDLLAEYGAEWVWKPEPKN
- the ftsY gene encoding signal recognition particle-docking protein FtsY, which codes for MGLFDRLFGKKEETEKVLPSSEEVTESTEGEETVKEEPAATRNDKEEQKIADMEAYYQELKARIAATHQPVSTVAQEEPAEEPLIEEKVTSETHEDQAPVEESPVVFEPAQTEASPEEVSPLADETETEPLEEVKMEAEETENGEEADGADSSERKEESPIASPSPDAEQVEGSTKEEKVPELVEAQDAVPEPEVSEAIAQVEETSEVAEAESRLPEGEAASVVEERTVEEAEEPIPDEVDPQQETIQEKYDRSLKKTRTGFGARLNAFFANFRSVDEEFFDELEELLIMSDVGVQVASNLTEELRYEARLENAKKPDALKRVIIEKLVDLYEKDGQFNEAIRFQDGLTVMLFVGVNGVGKTTSIGKLAHRYKQEGKKVMLVAADTFRAGAVAQLAEWGRRVDVPVVTGPEKSDPASVVFDGMERAIAENIDVLMIDTAGRLQNKDNLMAELEKIGRIIKRVVPDAPHETLLALDASTGQNALVQAKEFSKITPVTGIVLTKIDGTARGGVVLAIREELDIPVKLIGFGEKIDDIGPFHSENFMRGLLEGLI
- a CDS encoding Cof-type HAD-IIB family hydrolase; protein product: MSQISLIALDLDGTLLNSEKKISPRNRAALAAAQAQGVKVVLTTGRPLKAMDFLLEELGTAGLEEEYTITFNGGLVQRNNGEILSKVVLAPEDVATIHDETARLGLPLDAISEGTVYEIHADRKSLYSLYNPYLNFIETDFKDLPSTISYNKCVTAVDQDFLDAAIKQIRTDLFQDYEIFKSREMLLEWCPKNVHKATGLEALAAILGLKADQVMACGDEANDLSMIQWAGLGVAMGNAIPAVKEVAALVAPVTNDQDAVAWAIENYVLKESE